In one window of Reinekea forsetii DNA:
- a CDS encoding AEC family transporter yields MSYFVNALIPVLALIVLGYGLKRLEFLSAEVWAGIEKITYYLMFPALLIHTLASQDLAGQPWSRLFLISTLVLLISALALWLYFALTHRTSAATFTSIFQGGVRFNTYIALSVSGAYFGQEGLALISVALGSMIVVANILCIGVFVLYGKAEARTVKTFAKQLVLNPLVIGCAIGWVLSLSGVGLPWVSSEIFEIIGRAALPLGLLAVGAALRPGLIRGHAPAILEASVAQFLIKPAVTLALCAAFGLTGVAAGALLIVFITPTASSAYILARQLGGDLEAMASIITLQTLVAFAVMPIWAWVWLTAL; encoded by the coding sequence ATGAGTTACTTTGTAAATGCATTAATTCCGGTACTGGCCCTTATTGTTCTCGGCTATGGCCTAAAACGGCTTGAGTTCTTATCCGCTGAGGTTTGGGCGGGTATCGAGAAGATCACCTATTATCTGATGTTTCCGGCGCTCTTGATCCACACCCTAGCCAGCCAAGACTTGGCCGGTCAGCCGTGGTCCCGGTTGTTTCTGATCAGCACCCTGGTGTTGTTGATCTCAGCTCTAGCCTTATGGCTCTATTTCGCACTGACTCATAGGACCTCCGCGGCGACCTTTACCTCCATCTTTCAGGGTGGCGTGCGCTTTAATACCTATATCGCGCTCTCGGTTTCTGGCGCCTACTTTGGCCAAGAGGGCTTGGCGCTGATCTCGGTGGCCTTGGGTTCGATGATTGTTGTGGCCAACATTCTCTGTATTGGCGTTTTCGTGCTTTACGGTAAGGCGGAAGCGCGTACGGTTAAGACCTTTGCTAAGCAGTTGGTGCTGAATCCGTTAGTGATCGGTTGTGCGATCGGCTGGGTGCTCAGTTTGTCCGGCGTCGGTCTGCCTTGGGTCAGTTCGGAGATCTTTGAAATCATCGGACGGGCTGCGCTGCCGCTCGGTTTATTGGCGGTCGGTGCTGCCTTGCGTCCCGGCCTGATCAGGGGGCATGCACCAGCTATTCTGGAGGCCTCAGTGGCACAGTTCCTGATTAAACCGGCTGTGACGCTCGCGCTGTGTGCCGCCTTCGGTCTGACGGGCGTCGCCGCAGGGGCCTTGCTGATTGTGTTTATCACCCCGACGGCGTCATCAGCCTATATTCTGGCCCGGCAATTGGGCGGCGACCTGGAGGCCATGGCCTCAATTATCACCCTGCAGACGCTCGTCGCCTTTGCAGTGATGCCGATATGGGCTTGGGTCTGGCTCACCGCACTCTAG
- a CDS encoding Fe-Mn family superoxide dismutase yields MTFEVPTLPYAIDALAPHISAETLEFHHGKHHATYVAKLNGLLPGSEFEGKSLEDIIKSSSGGVFNNAAQIWNHSFYWNSLSPNGGGQPTGALADAINAKWGSFEAFQAALDDKAVNNFGSSWTWLVKNTDGTLDIVNTSNAGTPITGDQTPIITVDLWEHAYYIDYRNVRPNYLAAFWQLVNWEFGAANFAK; encoded by the coding sequence ATGACTTTTGAAGTACCTACTTTACCCTACGCAATCGATGCCTTAGCGCCCCATATTTCCGCTGAAACACTTGAGTTTCATCATGGCAAACATCATGCAACCTATGTTGCCAAGCTCAATGGCTTGCTTCCGGGGAGCGAGTTTGAAGGTAAGAGTCTAGAAGACATTATCAAATCCTCATCCGGCGGTGTGTTCAACAATGCCGCTCAGATTTGGAACCACAGCTTTTATTGGAACAGCCTAAGCCCGAATGGCGGCGGCCAACCGACGGGTGCCTTGGCCGATGCCATTAACGCCAAATGGGGTTCTTTTGAAGCCTTCCAAGCCGCGCTTGACGATAAGGCCGTGAACAACTTCGGCTCTAGTTGGACTTGGCTGGTTAAAAACACTGACGGCACCCTGGATATCGTCAATACCAGCAATGCCGGCACCCCGATCACGGGCGATCAAACTCCGATCATCACCGTTGACCTCTGGGAACACGCCTATTACATCGATTACCGCAATGTTCGTCCAAACTACTTGGCGGCTTTCTGGCAATTGGTTAATTGGGAATTCGGCGCGGCAAACTTCGCTAAGTAG
- a CDS encoding coiled-coil domain-containing protein has translation MPVALCRITPDNEARKKNKQGYMMAEKTPAGDLPRMVPDRDDIRTRNVRANPERKPAAEKKTSAGQSKSHTSWVVALFLIVAGVAIGYLALQQYSAVQLLNSYEERLILADERIVRLEQSLTQTDESVSMNGTAINAQFKAIKVETDMQMDEIRKLWDVANVRNRAWIVANQTALAEQLESVSLINTSLATVQSGQAEDVKKLASLSEQLSVEKTQRGESEQKFEQALVQIEQQFEQFTAVEQQLVQELGLITVDLAAASSTLGSIVDANYGEQILTLTLTQELAAAQRDQISAEQGKIIADQDEISAKQEINTANITELLGAIEAVDAGRLATNKRLTALSGQLDTVSAKVIALTGQ, from the coding sequence ATGCCGGTTGCCCTCTGCCGCATAACCCCAGATAATGAGGCTCGTAAAAAAAACAAACAGGGTTACATGATGGCTGAAAAAACTCCAGCGGGTGATTTACCTCGAATGGTGCCCGATCGAGATGATATTCGCACCCGGAATGTTCGGGCTAATCCCGAACGCAAGCCCGCAGCGGAAAAAAAGACCAGTGCCGGTCAATCTAAATCTCATACCTCATGGGTCGTGGCGCTATTTTTAATTGTTGCCGGCGTCGCCATTGGATATCTAGCCCTGCAACAGTATTCCGCCGTACAGCTGTTGAATTCCTATGAAGAACGTTTGATATTGGCCGATGAGCGCATTGTCAGACTGGAGCAGTCCTTGACCCAGACCGATGAGTCGGTATCGATGAATGGTACGGCCATCAACGCCCAATTTAAGGCGATCAAGGTAGAAACCGATATGCAGATGGATGAGATCCGGAAATTATGGGATGTCGCCAATGTTAGAAATCGCGCCTGGATTGTGGCCAACCAGACCGCCTTGGCTGAGCAGCTTGAAAGCGTCAGCCTGATCAACACCAGTTTAGCGACTGTGCAGTCCGGTCAGGCTGAGGACGTTAAGAAGCTAGCGAGCCTGAGCGAGCAATTGAGTGTCGAAAAAACACAGCGCGGCGAGTCTGAACAGAAATTCGAGCAAGCATTAGTGCAAATCGAGCAACAGTTCGAGCAATTTACGGCTGTTGAACAGCAGCTTGTGCAAGAGTTAGGCCTTATAACAGTCGATCTTGCCGCGGCGTCCAGCACCCTGGGCAGTATTGTCGATGCCAACTACGGCGAGCAAATTTTGACTCTAACGCTAACCCAAGAGCTGGCGGCCGCGCAGCGCGATCAAATCAGTGCCGAGCAAGGGAAAATCATCGCCGATCAGGATGAAATCAGTGCTAAGCAAGAGATCAATACGGCCAACATAACCGAGCTTTTGGGTGCGATTGAGGCCGTCGATGCAGGTCGACTGGCAACCAATAAGCGCTTAACCGCCTTGTCCGGCCAGCTCGATACCGTTAGTGCTAAGGTGATAGCGCTGACTGGGCAATAG
- a CDS encoding DeoR family transcriptional regulator produces the protein MTDKNKSLNARHKAILKWLESDGLVRVEHMVRRYQVTEQTIRRDLTWLAQQRLITRLHGAAKPLNSTENIAYSDRQILHHRAKQKIAAAIAALIPDNASLFINIGTTTETIAHALMNHRGLQIITNNLHVAALMSQKTDFRVIVTSGEVRATDGGIMGEATLDFIQQFKLDYGLIGISAIDNEGTLLDFDYREVKVAQAIIEHSRQVFLAADHSKFGRKAMVRLGNLAQADRLFTDQAPPTDILGLMNDSDVALHICR, from the coding sequence GTGACCGATAAAAACAAGTCCCTGAATGCGCGCCATAAGGCCATTCTGAAATGGCTGGAATCGGACGGTTTAGTCCGGGTCGAGCATATGGTGCGGCGCTATCAGGTCACCGAACAAACCATTCGACGCGATCTGACCTGGCTGGCGCAGCAGCGCCTGATTACCCGCCTGCACGGCGCCGCCAAGCCCTTGAATTCGACCGAAAATATTGCCTACAGCGATCGGCAAATACTGCATCACCGGGCGAAACAGAAAATCGCTGCCGCCATTGCCGCCCTAATCCCCGACAATGCCAGCCTGTTTATCAATATCGGCACCACGACCGAAACCATCGCCCATGCGCTCATGAACCATCGCGGGCTGCAGATAATCACCAACAATTTGCATGTCGCAGCCCTAATGAGCCAGAAGACCGATTTCCGCGTCATCGTTACCAGTGGCGAGGTGAGGGCGACAGATGGTGGCATTATGGGCGAAGCCACCCTCGATTTTATTCAACAATTCAAACTGGATTACGGCCTTATTGGCATCAGTGCCATCGACAATGAAGGCACCCTGTTGGATTTTGACTACCGTGAAGTGAAGGTGGCACAAGCGATTATCGAGCACAGTCGGCAGGTTTTTTTGGCCGCCGATCACAGCAAGTTTGGCCGCAAAGCGATGGTGCGCTTGGGTAACTTAGCCCAAGCGGATCGACTCTTTACTGACCAAGCCCCGCCTACTGATATCCTCGGTTTGATGAACGACAGTGATGTTGCCCTGCATATCTGTCGGTAG
- a CDS encoding DUF3581 family protein yields MFLDEFHTVIDGRIVVSAAQASRFAKEVAGDFNPIHDPEAKRFVVPGDLLFALAMSKYGLGQRMSVSFSGMVGKDKPLNLPDNHQGVIEITDDAGKVYTHVEHHGEVSHDRALIEAVIRSYVAFSGQNFPYILVPLLEKHQVMFNPRRPLVIYESMSFELDRVAIAQPELALVNSTLDVNGKRGDAHFIFEIRDGDEVIGKGDKKLIVSGLQPYDAELMGRVVDDFELLKSAYRPSAPA; encoded by the coding sequence GTGTTTTTGGATGAATTTCATACGGTAATTGACGGCCGCATTGTGGTGTCCGCGGCACAGGCGAGTCGTTTTGCCAAAGAGGTGGCGGGCGACTTCAACCCAATCCACGATCCCGAGGCCAAACGTTTTGTGGTGCCAGGTGATCTGCTGTTCGCACTGGCTATGTCGAAATACGGCCTAGGCCAACGCATGTCGGTGTCCTTTTCCGGTATGGTCGGCAAAGACAAGCCGCTCAACCTACCCGACAATCATCAGGGTGTTATTGAGATAACCGATGATGCTGGCAAGGTTTATACCCATGTTGAACACCATGGTGAGGTATCGCACGACCGCGCACTTATCGAAGCCGTTATTCGCAGCTACGTCGCCTTTTCCGGTCAGAATTTCCCCTATATATTAGTGCCCCTGCTGGAAAAGCATCAGGTCATGTTTAATCCAAGGCGCCCTCTGGTAATCTATGAGAGCATGTCGTTTGAGCTCGACCGAGTCGCCATTGCTCAACCTGAATTGGCTCTCGTCAACTCGACACTGGATGTCAACGGTAAGCGCGGCGATGCGCATTTCATCTTTGAAATTCGAGATGGTGATGAAGTGATTGGTAAGGGCGATAAAAAACTCATCGTCAGTGGATTACAGCCTTATGACGCAGAACTGATGGGCAGGGTGGTAGACGACTTCGAACTGTTAAAATCGGCCTATCGACCTTCCGCACCGGCCTGA
- a CDS encoding DUF2185 domain-containing protein has product MRNELYTATELGHLCLASSLILNERPLPIRFFYKEDPQHANDTGFRFYSGQETDEFLLEENAACVAPLDCLERLDPSITELVRRSQVGSVWERLPNTNDWVPVHDYDIPA; this is encoded by the coding sequence ATGAGAAATGAGCTTTACACCGCAACTGAACTGGGCCACCTGTGTCTTGCCTCTAGTCTGATTTTAAATGAGCGTCCGTTGCCAATTCGTTTTTTTTACAAGGAAGATCCCCAGCACGCAAATGATACCGGCTTTCGTTTTTACAGCGGTCAGGAGACCGACGAATTCTTACTCGAGGAAAATGCCGCGTGTGTCGCGCCATTGGACTGCCTCGAGCGTTTAGACCCAAGCATCACCGAATTGGTGCGCCGGTCGCAAGTCGGTAGCGTTTGGGAACGCTTGCCCAACACCAACGATTGGGTACCGGTGCACGATTACGACATCCCCGCCTAG
- a CDS encoding polysaccharide deacetylase family protein: MKRLLWVCVLAGWLDLAAAADHFNILVYHHVSTDSPASTSVTPQVFREHLQFFQDQQIHVMPLAEALAAVTNGSPLPDKTIAITFDDGYRDIYDNALPLLEEFGYPFTIFVATDPIDKGYGDMLSWAQLRTLAQRGVTIANHSTDHAYLVRQQAGGALGRAGLRANIEQAQQRLVDELGDAVPRWLAYPYGEFSTQLQDLLKDMGYLGFGQHSGGVWAGTHAQAIPRFAAAGIYANTATLATKIGSHPMPIDEANLPNMLTTDRSPSVTVDFTDNLVPTLPLNCFLDGDPLPASRPTASSFRLSSPAPLTLGRHRFNCTARSASGAFYYWFSKPWLVSDGTQ; the protein is encoded by the coding sequence GTGAAAAGACTGCTCTGGGTCTGCGTGCTGGCCGGATGGCTCGACTTGGCCGCTGCAGCCGATCATTTTAATATCCTGGTCTATCACCACGTCTCGACAGACAGTCCGGCGAGCACCTCTGTCACGCCACAAGTTTTCCGCGAACATCTGCAGTTTTTTCAAGATCAGCAGATCCATGTCATGCCGCTTGCGGAAGCCCTTGCGGCCGTTACAAATGGCTCGCCCTTACCGGACAAGACCATCGCGATCACCTTTGACGATGGCTATCGCGATATCTATGACAATGCCTTGCCACTGCTTGAGGAGTTTGGCTATCCCTTCACCATCTTTGTCGCCACCGACCCGATCGACAAGGGCTATGGCGATATGCTCAGTTGGGCGCAATTGCGCACCCTGGCGCAGCGCGGCGTGACCATTGCCAACCACAGCACCGATCACGCCTATCTGGTGCGCCAACAGGCCGGCGGCGCGCTGGGGCGGGCCGGTCTCAGAGCAAATATCGAACAGGCACAGCAGCGTCTGGTAGACGAGCTCGGCGACGCTGTGCCGCGTTGGCTGGCGTACCCCTATGGCGAGTTCAGCACACAGCTGCAGGACTTACTGAAGGACATGGGCTACCTCGGTTTCGGTCAACATTCTGGCGGCGTCTGGGCGGGCACCCATGCCCAAGCCATCCCTCGCTTTGCCGCGGCCGGCATATATGCCAATACGGCCACCTTGGCGACCAAGATTGGCTCCCATCCGATGCCGATCGATGAGGCCAACCTACCCAACATGCTCACGACCGATCGAAGCCCGAGCGTCACCGTCGATTTCACCGATAACCTCGTGCCAACGCTGCCCCTGAATTGTTTTCTCGATGGTGATCCGCTGCCGGCTAGCCGTCCCACGGCCAGCTCCTTTCGGCTAAGTAGCCCGGCACCCTTAACACTCGGCCGGCATCGCTTCAACTGCACCGCACGCAGCGCCTCGGGAGCGTTTTATTATTGGTTTTCCAAGCCGTGGTTGGTATCCGACGGGACGCAATAG
- a CDS encoding sulfurtransferase yields the protein MSELIQVEQLFTRTDLPGQVILDCRFDLQAPNKGLEQYREGHIPGALYADLAEQLSGPCVPGQTGRHPLPSVEQWQATLRQWGIEPQSQVVVYDQGNGMFAARAWWLLKWAGIDKVQLLDGGLARWQQLGGDCTRLVPVPQPSEIQITPRADWTISAQELADRDASTLVLDARALARYRGDIEPLDTQAGHIPGAMNADFSKNLAADGRFLSSAELAQRFAGLPNAALVCYCGSGVTACHNLLALCESGRLMPTLYPGSWSEWITDPQRAIGLGTEGPVW from the coding sequence ATGTCTGAACTGATCCAAGTTGAACAGCTTTTTACCCGGACCGATCTTCCTGGGCAGGTTATTCTCGACTGCCGTTTCGATTTACAGGCGCCCAACAAGGGCCTCGAGCAATACCGTGAGGGCCATATACCCGGCGCGCTATACGCCGATCTGGCAGAGCAGTTATCGGGCCCGTGCGTGCCCGGCCAAACCGGTCGTCACCCCCTGCCGAGTGTCGAGCAGTGGCAGGCGACCTTGCGTCAATGGGGCATCGAACCCCAGTCCCAGGTGGTGGTGTACGATCAAGGCAACGGCATGTTTGCCGCACGGGCCTGGTGGCTGTTGAAATGGGCCGGGATCGACAAGGTCCAGCTATTGGATGGCGGTCTGGCACGCTGGCAACAGTTGGGCGGCGATTGCACCCGCTTAGTGCCGGTGCCGCAGCCATCCGAGATTCAGATCACGCCCCGTGCCGACTGGACCATCAGCGCCCAAGAACTGGCCGACCGAGATGCCTCGACCTTGGTCTTAGATGCCCGAGCCTTGGCGCGCTACCGGGGAGATATTGAACCACTCGATACCCAGGCCGGCCATATTCCGGGGGCGATGAATGCCGATTTCAGTAAAAACCTGGCCGCCGATGGCCGCTTTTTAAGCTCGGCTGAATTGGCGCAGCGCTTTGCCGGTTTGCCCAATGCTGCGCTGGTCTGCTACTGCGGTTCTGGGGTCACCGCCTGCCATAATCTATTGGCCTTATGTGAAAGCGGCCGACTCATGCCGACGCTGTACCCGGGCAGCTGGAGTGAATGGATCACCGATCCGCAGCGGGCAATTGGCCTGGGCACAGAAGGTCCGGTCTGGTGA
- a CDS encoding putative bifunctional diguanylate cyclase/phosphodiesterase — MKFSLVRKKRLKQLTFGVAITLTLIAIMQVIYGFWLEAIMLACALLAMVGVDQLTRRDRLDGAANVLVGVLFVTILILMLTGAGLRDLSLFGLPGLIIFSTMIGRAHLTYTVVALIIFICLALGLAYSLDYLSVPPMVASFETGFSSAMIFAVTAYAIQVLHKDLVDAGQVIMAENERFKASQKHIVYIAQHDALTNLPNRLLAKDRFEHALLKSRRDNRQLAVLYLDLDDFKSINDSLGHLLGDNLLIQVAERLRQTVRKSDTICRLGGDEFLILAEGLADIASISNLATTVMIALAKEYQLASSLVHCSASIGIALAPNDADNFEGILKNADLAMYQAKDLGRNTFCFFNNEQQQKVQYRLDLTAQMRMAIQNNELTLLYQPKIDLCSEKIVGAEALLRWQNSRFGAIGPDHFIPMAEQNGLIAEIGRWVLDTACRDTQTFIKTLPSFHISVNVSVAQFKNTDLASEIAEILDFYRLKPAVMDIEITESILADQVSDIRNNLAGLRRLGVSLSIDDFGTGYSNLGYLKHFDVQTLKIDRSFIQDLTQSEYNQTIVRAILQICKGLDLTAVAEGVEDRQTLDLLKSWQCKTAQGFYWAKPISKAALVELLVAQMTPDGSVESLIE; from the coding sequence TTGAAATTTAGCCTTGTGCGTAAAAAACGCCTTAAACAGCTGACCTTCGGCGTCGCCATTACCCTAACGCTGATCGCAATCATGCAGGTCATCTATGGCTTTTGGCTTGAAGCGATCATGCTGGCTTGTGCCCTATTGGCGATGGTCGGGGTCGACCAATTGACTCGGCGCGATCGCCTAGACGGGGCGGCCAACGTCCTGGTCGGCGTGCTCTTTGTCACTATCCTGATTTTGATGCTCACCGGAGCCGGCCTACGAGACCTGTCGCTTTTTGGTCTGCCGGGGCTGATTATCTTTTCAACCATGATCGGCCGCGCACACCTAACCTACACAGTGGTCGCGCTGATCATCTTCATCTGCCTGGCCTTGGGTCTGGCCTACAGCCTAGACTACCTGTCTGTACCGCCAATGGTGGCCTCATTTGAAACCGGCTTTTCCTCTGCGATGATCTTCGCGGTTACCGCCTATGCCATTCAGGTACTGCACAAGGACCTAGTCGATGCGGGCCAGGTTATTATGGCGGAAAACGAGCGCTTCAAAGCCTCGCAAAAACACATAGTTTATATCGCGCAACATGACGCGCTCACTAACCTGCCCAATCGCTTGCTGGCCAAAGACCGGTTCGAGCACGCCCTACTCAAAAGCCGGCGCGACAATCGGCAACTGGCCGTGTTGTATTTGGACTTGGACGACTTTAAATCGATTAACGATTCACTCGGTCATCTGCTGGGCGATAATCTGCTGATTCAGGTTGCCGAGCGTTTGCGTCAGACCGTACGAAAATCCGACACCATCTGTCGCCTTGGCGGCGATGAGTTTCTCATTCTGGCCGAAGGCCTTGCCGATATCGCATCCATTTCAAACCTAGCTACCACCGTGATGATCGCATTGGCAAAAGAATACCAATTGGCCAGCTCGCTGGTGCACTGCTCGGCATCAATCGGCATCGCACTGGCCCCGAATGATGCAGACAACTTTGAAGGCATTTTGAAGAATGCCGATCTGGCCATGTATCAGGCCAAAGACTTGGGCCGCAATACCTTTTGCTTTTTCAATAACGAACAACAGCAGAAAGTACAGTATCGACTCGACCTGACCGCACAAATGCGTATGGCCATCCAAAATAACGAACTGACCTTGCTGTACCAGCCCAAAATCGACCTGTGTAGCGAAAAAATTGTCGGCGCCGAAGCGCTCTTGCGTTGGCAAAACAGTCGCTTCGGGGCCATCGGCCCGGATCATTTTATTCCCATGGCCGAACAAAACGGACTCATCGCAGAGATTGGCCGTTGGGTCCTGGACACCGCCTGTCGAGACACCCAAACCTTTATCAAAACGCTGCCGAGCTTTCATATCAGTGTGAATGTCTCGGTGGCACAATTTAAGAACACCGACTTGGCGTCTGAAATCGCTGAAATCCTGGATTTTTACCGGCTCAAGCCCGCCGTGATGGATATTGAAATCACCGAGTCCATATTGGCCGACCAGGTCAGCGATATCCGCAATAATTTAGCCGGTTTACGCCGACTGGGCGTGAGCCTGTCGATCGACGACTTTGGCACCGGCTACAGTAATTTGGGCTACCTCAAGCACTTTGATGTCCAGACGCTGAAAATCGATCGCTCCTTTATCCAAGACCTGACCCAGAGCGAATACAATCAAACGATTGTCCGGGCGATCTTGCAAATATGTAAGGGCCTCGACTTAACGGCGGTCGCCGAGGGGGTCGAAGATCGGCAAACCTTGGACCTACTGAAGAGCTGGCAGTGTAAAACGGCACAAGGCTTTTACTGGGCCAAACCGATTAGCAAGGCGGCCCTGGTGGAGCTATTGGTGGCTCAAATGACCCCGGATGGTTCGGTTGAAAGCTTGATTGAATAG
- a CDS encoding LemA family protein — protein sequence MDFSFSTIITWGVPLVLVIFLVTLYNRLVAYRNRFKNAFAQIDVQLQRRHDLIPNLVETAKTYLKHEQDTLESVTAARNQAVSAQRSAAANPADGALVGKLSQAEGMLSGALGRLFAVSEDYPDLKADGTMRDLMESLDSTENKVSFARQAYNDSVMHYQTLKESFPTNLVANMAGFKDAALFEVDRPEVKRAPTVAF from the coding sequence ATGGATTTTTCATTCAGTACTATCATCACCTGGGGCGTGCCACTGGTCTTGGTTATATTTCTGGTTACCCTTTACAACAGGCTAGTGGCGTATCGAAATCGCTTTAAAAACGCCTTTGCCCAAATCGATGTGCAATTGCAACGCCGTCACGATCTGATCCCCAACTTGGTTGAAACCGCCAAAACCTACTTAAAGCATGAGCAGGACACCTTGGAAAGCGTAACCGCAGCGCGCAATCAGGCGGTGTCGGCACAGCGGTCGGCGGCGGCAAACCCTGCGGACGGAGCCCTGGTCGGCAAGCTGTCACAAGCTGAAGGTATGCTTTCAGGCGCGCTCGGGCGGCTGTTTGCCGTCTCCGAAGACTATCCCGATTTGAAAGCCGACGGCACCATGCGCGACCTGATGGAAAGCCTGGACAGTACCGAAAACAAGGTCTCCTTTGCCCGCCAAGCCTATAACGATAGCGTGATGCATTACCAAACGCTCAAGGAATCCTTCCCGACCAACCTGGTGGCGAATATGGCCGGCTTTAAGGACGCCGCCCTGTTCGAAGTCGATCGCCCTGAGGTCAAGCGCGCACCGACGGTCGCGTTCTAA